From a single Phocoena sinus isolate mPhoSin1 chromosome 1, mPhoSin1.pri, whole genome shotgun sequence genomic region:
- the FAM43B gene encoding protein FAM43B — MLPWRRNKFVLVEDEAKCKAKSLSPGLAYTSLLSSFLRSCPDLLPDWPLERLGRVFRSRRQKVELNKEDPTYTVWYLGNAVTLHAKGDGCTDDAVGKIWARCGPGGGTKMKLTLGPHGIRMQPCERSGSGGSGGRRPAHAYLLPRITYCTADGRHPRVFAWVYRHQARHKAVVLRCHAVLLARAHKARALARLLRQTALAAFSDFKRLQRQSDARHVRQQHLLAGGAAASVPRAPLRRLLNAKCAYRPPAAERGRGAPRLSSIQEEDEDQDEEAEELEEGAPQSERPEVLSLARELRTCSLRGAPAPPPPSQPRRWKAGHRERAGQAR, encoded by the coding sequence ATGCTGCCCTGGAGACGTAACAAATTCGTGCTAGTGGAGGACGAGGCCAAGTGCAAGGCGAAGAGCCTGAGCCCGGGGCTCGCCTACACGTCGCTGCTCTCCAGCTTCCTGCGCTCCTGCCCGGACCTGCTGCCCGACTGGCCGCTGGAGCGCCTGGGTCGCGTGTTCCGCAGCCGGCGCCAGAAAGTGGAGCTCAACAAGGAGGACCCGACCTACACCGTGTGGTACCTGGGCAACGCCGTCACCCTGCACGCCAAGGGCGACGGCTGCACCGACGACGCCGTGGGCAAGATCTGGGCGCGCTGCGGGCCGGGCGGGGGCACCAAGATGAAGCTGACGCTAGGGCCGCACGGCATCCGCATGCAGCCGTGCGAGCGCAGCGGCTCTGGTGGCTCGGGGGGCCGCAGACCGGCGCACGCCTACCTGCTGCCGCGCATCACCTACTGCACGGCGGACGGGCGCCACCCGCGCGTCTTCGCCTGGGTCTACCGCCACCAGGCGCGCCACAAGGCCGTGGTGCTGCGCTGCCACGCCGTGCTGCTGGCGCGGGCGCACAAGGCGCGCGCCCTGGCCCGCCTGCTCCGCCAGACCGCGCTGGCGGCTTTCAGCGACTTCAAGCGCCTGCAGCGCCAGAGCGACGCGCGCCACGTGCGCCAGCAGCACCTCCTCGCGGGGGGCGCCGCCGCCTCGGTGCCCCGCGCCCCGCTGCGCCGGCTGCTCAACGCCAAGTGCGCCTACCGGCCGCCGGCCGCCGAGCGCGGCCGCGGGGCGCCGCGCCTCAGCAGCATCCAGGAGGAGGACGAGGACCAGGACGAGGAGGCGGAGGAGCTCGAGGAAGGAGCCCCCCAGAGCGAGCGGCCGGAGGTGCTCAGCCTGGCCCGGGAGCTGAGGACGTGCAGCCTGCGGGGCGCCCCGGCGCCTCCGCCGCCCTCGCAGCCTCGCCGCTGGAAGGCCGGCCACCGGGAGCGGGCGGGCCAGGCGCGCTGA